A single genomic interval of Gossypium raimondii isolate GPD5lz chromosome 11, ASM2569854v1, whole genome shotgun sequence harbors:
- the LOC128034983 gene encoding putative disease resistance RPP13-like protein 1 → MLSSSFIFKFSNLSSNSRIIRLCPLCPLKLFLQLIPAVLVIHSHNPCENHIDIEFECKTWPCASWSSHQDVTDPSHCWIASKWFGSTSELTTSHDHKPAAGEKLDEAMDLYNSNLDLLQVKLKEKLSGKRFLLVLDDIWNENYNDWTILRSPFGAGTHIIVTTRLQIVSSIVDPLKAFHLDKLSDDDCLSIFTQHALKARNFDGHLQFKEIGEKIVRRCSGLPLAAKAIGSLLSTVTYHGKWERIYESEIWNLLEEQCGIIPALPLSYHHLPSYLKRCFAYCSILPKDYEFVEEEIILLWRAEGLLQQQAMPQIKDLENQYC, encoded by the exons atgctttcttcttctttcatcTTTAAATTCTCAAATCTCTCCTCAAATTCAAGAATCATTCGCCTTTGTCCTCTCTGTCCCTTGAAACTCTTCTTGCAACTTATCCCAGCTGTTTTGGTGATTCACAGCCATAATCCTTGTGAAAATCACATCGACATCGAGTTCGAATGCAAGACATGGCCTTGTGCCTCTTGGTCTTCTCATCAAGATGTCACTGATCCGAGCCATTGTTGGATTGCCTCTAAGTGGTTCGGTTCAACATCTGAGTTGACCACCTCCCACGATCATAAGCCCGCAG CTGGTGAAAAGCTTGATGAAGCCATGGATTTGTATAACAG TAACTTGGATTTACTTCAAGTTAAGTTGAAGGAGAAGTTGTCTGGGAAAAGATTCTTGCTTGTTTTAGATGACATTTGGAACGAGAATTATAATGATTGGACCATCTTACGGTCTCCGTTTGGAGCAGGGACCCATATCATTGTAACCACTCGTCTTCAAATTGTTTCATCTATTGTGGATCCGCTCAAAGCTTTTCATTTGGATAAACTATCGGATGATGATTGTTTATCCATATTTACACAGCATGCATTAAAAGCAAGAAATTTCGATGGACATCTCCAGTTTAAAGAAATTGGAGAGAAAATTGTTAGAAGGTGCAGTGGCTTACCTTTGGCTGCAAAAGCCATTGGAAGCTTGCTTAGCACTGTTACGTATCATGGAAAATGGGAAAGAATATATGAGAGTGAGATATGGAACTTACTAGAAGAGCAGTGTGGCATAATTCCAGCTTTGCCATTAAGCTACCATCATCTTCCGTCATACTTGAAACGATGTTTTGCATATTGCTCCATACTTCCTAAAGATTATGAATTTGTGGAAGAAGAAATTATCTTGTTATGGAGAGCAGAAGGTCTCTTGCAACAACAGGCTATGCCTCAAATTAAAGATCTCGAAAATCAATATTGTTAA
- the LOC128034981 gene encoding AP2-like ethylene-responsive transcription factor BBM → MADTEEEAARAYDVAAIRLKGANAITNFDIFEYDLMNILQSSKLPIGKGASKLLMKSSMEDVIRKKKNLIGKTSFACFEDDDGSANPEIAQGFNSFGNDMNIDFNGIQAMEPVGFPMDLSGMDNNSQHQTSSFFPVINGCQNPVEFQGNSSGIFNGGISFPGNGDVETDDFQTNFDNFQSLLGLEGQDCFNMNQIEDVVANQDPNNFQTNPIPVNPSSGCYNGDVSWNGVLQGVPSSLEIENNANGGCHGSDKFSDNGAAMVENPVQENGVNLCEDSEMDNLSRCFELLNELGPLCL, encoded by the exons ATGGCTG ATACTGAAGAGGAAGCAGCTAGGGCTTATGATGTAGCAGCCATTAGGCTGAAAGGTGCAAACGCCATCACCAACTTTGATATCTTTGAATATGATTTGATGAATATTCTTCAAAGCTCAAAGCTACCCATTGGAAAAGGAGCTTCCAAGCTTTTGATGAAGTCTTCAATGGAAGATGtcattagaaagaaaaagaatctcATTGGGAAAACCTCATTTGCTTGttttgaagatgatgatggttCAGCCAACCCTGAAATTGCTCAAGGATTCAACAGCTTTGGAAATGATATGAACATTGATTTCAATGGGATTCAAGCAATGGAACCTGTTGGATTCCCAATGGACTTATCAGGCATGGATAATAATAGCCAGCATCAAACTTCAAGCTTTTTCCCTGTTATTAATGGTTGCCAAAACCCAGTTGAGTTCCAGGGAAATTCTTCTGGGATCTTCAATGGAGGAATATCTTTTCCAGGTAATGGGGATGTTGAAACTGATGATTTTCAGACAAATTTTGACAACTTTCAGAGTCTGTTAGGTCTTGAGGGACAAGATTGTTTTAACATGAACCAGATCGAGGATGTTGTTGCCAACCAAGATCCTAATAATTTTCAGACAAATCCCATACCTGTCAATCCATCGAGTGGATGCTACAATGGAGATGTTTCATGGAATGGGGTTCTCCAGGGTGTTCCAAGTTCATTGGAGATTGAGAATAATGCTAATGGAGGTTGCCATGGAAGTGATAAATTTTCAGACAATGGAGCAGCCATGGTGGAAAACCCAGTCCAAGAAAATGGGGTGAATTTGTGTGAAGACAGTGAAATGGACAATCTTTCAAGGTGCTTTGAGCTACTTAATGAACTTGGACCATTGTGCTTGTAA